A single window of Liolophura sinensis isolate JHLJ2023 chromosome 6, CUHK_Ljap_v2, whole genome shotgun sequence DNA harbors:
- the LOC135466141 gene encoding serine/arginine-rich splicing factor 4-like isoform X3, with protein MGTRVYIGRIPYQAREKDVERFFRHYGKIRDLMLKNGYGFVEFEDYRDADDAVYELNGKELCGERVVVEHARAMRRRDEPRRDRGRSYPPRYSSGRDNRYGPPTRTDNRIIVENLSSRVSWQDLKDYMRQAGEVTYADAHKQHRNEGIVEFASYTDMKAAIERLDDTELQGRRLRIYEDKPRKRSRSRSRSRSRSRSRSRRRHSKSRSRSKSRSRSSSRSRSRSPVKSRSRSRSKSASKSRSPSPSENPVQEKQEERHSGDENGVDD; from the exons ATGGGAACAAGAGTTTATATAGGTCGCATACCTTATCAGGCCAGAGAGAAAGATGTGGAAAGATTCTTCAGACATTACGGAAAGATCCGTGATTTGATGTTGAAAAATGGTTATGGGTTTGTG gAGTTCGAAGATTACAGAGATGCTGATGATGCTGTGTACGAGTTAAATGGAAAAGAGTTGTGTGGGGAGAG AGTGGTTGTGGAGCATGCCCGAGCCATGCGGCGTCGGGATGAACCAAGAAGAGACAGAGGGAGGTCCTATCCTCCACGCTACTCCTCAGGCAGAGACAA TAGATACGGTCCACCAACGAGGACAGACAACCGGATCATTGTGGAGAACCTTTCATCCAGGGTTAGCTGGCAG GATTTGAAAGATTACATGAGGCAGGCTGGAGAAGTGACCTATGCTGATGCCCATAAACAACATCGGAATGAAGG GATTGTTGAGTTTGCATCCTATACAGACATGAAAGCAGCCATAGAGAGGTTGGATGACACAGAGTTGCAAGGGAGGCGACTGCGGATTTATGAAGACAAACCAAGGAAGAGGAG TCGCTCTCGATCTAGATCCAGGTCCAGAAGTCGGAGCCGATCTCGCAGGAGACATAGCAAGAGCAGATCTCGCAGCAAGAGTCGCAGCAGGAGCAGCAGCCGCAGTCGGAGCCGCAGCCCAGTGAAATCCCGCAGCAGAAGTCGCTCCAAGTCGGCGTCAAAGTCTCGATCCCCCTCACCGTCAGAAAACCCTGTCCAAGAGAAACAAGAAGAACGGCACTCTGGTGATGAGAATGGGGTAGATGACTGA
- the LOC135466141 gene encoding serine/arginine-rich splicing factor 4-like isoform X4, which translates to MGTRVYIGRIPYQAREKDVERFFRHYGKIRDLMLKNGYGFVEFEDYRDADDAVYELNGKELCGERVVVEHARAMRRRDEPRRDRGRSYPPRYSSGRDKYGPPTRTDNRIIVENLSSRVSWQDLKDYMRQAGEVTYADAHKQHRNEGIVEFASYTDMKAAIERLDDTELQGRRLRIYEDKPRKRSRSRSRSRSRSRSRSRRRHSKSRSRSKSRSRSSSRSRSRSPVKSRSRSRSKSASKSRSPSPSENPVQEKQEERHSGDENGVDD; encoded by the exons ATGGGAACAAGAGTTTATATAGGTCGCATACCTTATCAGGCCAGAGAGAAAGATGTGGAAAGATTCTTCAGACATTACGGAAAGATCCGTGATTTGATGTTGAAAAATGGTTATGGGTTTGTG gAGTTCGAAGATTACAGAGATGCTGATGATGCTGTGTACGAGTTAAATGGAAAAGAGTTGTGTGGGGAGAG AGTGGTTGTGGAGCATGCCCGAGCCATGCGGCGTCGGGATGAACCAAGAAGAGACAGAGGGAGGTCCTATCCTCCACGCTACTCCTCAGGCAGAGACAA ATACGGTCCACCAACGAGGACAGACAACCGGATCATTGTGGAGAACCTTTCATCCAGGGTTAGCTGGCAG GATTTGAAAGATTACATGAGGCAGGCTGGAGAAGTGACCTATGCTGATGCCCATAAACAACATCGGAATGAAGG GATTGTTGAGTTTGCATCCTATACAGACATGAAAGCAGCCATAGAGAGGTTGGATGACACAGAGTTGCAAGGGAGGCGACTGCGGATTTATGAAGACAAACCAAGGAAGAGGAG TCGCTCTCGATCTAGATCCAGGTCCAGAAGTCGGAGCCGATCTCGCAGGAGACATAGCAAGAGCAGATCTCGCAGCAAGAGTCGCAGCAGGAGCAGCAGCCGCAGTCGGAGCCGCAGCCCAGTGAAATCCCGCAGCAGAAGTCGCTCCAAGTCGGCGTCAAAGTCTCGATCCCCCTCACCGTCAGAAAACCCTGTCCAAGAGAAACAAGAAGAACGGCACTCTGGTGATGAGAATGGGGTAGATGACTGA
- the LOC135466141 gene encoding serine-arginine protein 55-like isoform X1, with protein sequence MGTRVYIGRIPYQAREKDVERFFRHYGKIRDLMLKNGYGFVEFEDYRDADDAVYELNGKELCGERVTLEHARESPRGSRYGSDYRYGSSYGYRRRASRIDNRYGPPTRTDNRIIVENLSSRVSWQDLKDYMRQAGEVTYADAHKQHRNEGIVEFASYTDMKAAIERLDDTELQGRRLRIYEDKPRKRSRSRSRSRSRSRSRSRRRHSKSRSRSKSRSRSSSRSRSRSPVKSRSRSRSKSASKSRSPSPSENPVQEKQEERHSGDENGVDD encoded by the exons ATGGGAACAAGAGTTTATATAGGTCGCATACCTTATCAGGCCAGAGAGAAAGATGTGGAAAGATTCTTCAGACATTACGGAAAGATCCGTGATTTGATGTTGAAAAATGGTTATGGGTTTGTG gAGTTCGAAGATTACAGAGATGCTGATGATGCTGTGTACGAGTTAAATGGAAAAGAGTTGTGTGGGGAGAG AGTGACCTTAGAACATGCCCGGGAGTCGCCCCGTGGGAGTCGCTATGGCTCGGATTATCGCTATGGCTCCAGTTATGGCTATCGCCGTCGAGCTTCACGGATAGACAA TAGATACGGTCCACCAACGAGGACAGACAACCGGATCATTGTGGAGAACCTTTCATCCAGGGTTAGCTGGCAG GATTTGAAAGATTACATGAGGCAGGCTGGAGAAGTGACCTATGCTGATGCCCATAAACAACATCGGAATGAAGG GATTGTTGAGTTTGCATCCTATACAGACATGAAAGCAGCCATAGAGAGGTTGGATGACACAGAGTTGCAAGGGAGGCGACTGCGGATTTATGAAGACAAACCAAGGAAGAGGAG TCGCTCTCGATCTAGATCCAGGTCCAGAAGTCGGAGCCGATCTCGCAGGAGACATAGCAAGAGCAGATCTCGCAGCAAGAGTCGCAGCAGGAGCAGCAGCCGCAGTCGGAGCCGCAGCCCAGTGAAATCCCGCAGCAGAAGTCGCTCCAAGTCGGCGTCAAAGTCTCGATCCCCCTCACCGTCAGAAAACCCTGTCCAAGAGAAACAAGAAGAACGGCACTCTGGTGATGAGAATGGGGTAGATGACTGA
- the LOC135466141 gene encoding serine/arginine-rich splicing factor 4-like isoform X2 has protein sequence MGTRVYIGRIPYQAREKDVERFFRHYGKIRDLMLKNGYGFVEFEDYRDADDAVYELNGKELCGERVTLEHARESPRGSRYGSDYRYGSSYGYRRRASRIDKYGPPTRTDNRIIVENLSSRVSWQDLKDYMRQAGEVTYADAHKQHRNEGIVEFASYTDMKAAIERLDDTELQGRRLRIYEDKPRKRSRSRSRSRSRSRSRSRRRHSKSRSRSKSRSRSSSRSRSRSPVKSRSRSRSKSASKSRSPSPSENPVQEKQEERHSGDENGVDD, from the exons ATGGGAACAAGAGTTTATATAGGTCGCATACCTTATCAGGCCAGAGAGAAAGATGTGGAAAGATTCTTCAGACATTACGGAAAGATCCGTGATTTGATGTTGAAAAATGGTTATGGGTTTGTG gAGTTCGAAGATTACAGAGATGCTGATGATGCTGTGTACGAGTTAAATGGAAAAGAGTTGTGTGGGGAGAG AGTGACCTTAGAACATGCCCGGGAGTCGCCCCGTGGGAGTCGCTATGGCTCGGATTATCGCTATGGCTCCAGTTATGGCTATCGCCGTCGAGCTTCACGGATAGACAA ATACGGTCCACCAACGAGGACAGACAACCGGATCATTGTGGAGAACCTTTCATCCAGGGTTAGCTGGCAG GATTTGAAAGATTACATGAGGCAGGCTGGAGAAGTGACCTATGCTGATGCCCATAAACAACATCGGAATGAAGG GATTGTTGAGTTTGCATCCTATACAGACATGAAAGCAGCCATAGAGAGGTTGGATGACACAGAGTTGCAAGGGAGGCGACTGCGGATTTATGAAGACAAACCAAGGAAGAGGAG TCGCTCTCGATCTAGATCCAGGTCCAGAAGTCGGAGCCGATCTCGCAGGAGACATAGCAAGAGCAGATCTCGCAGCAAGAGTCGCAGCAGGAGCAGCAGCCGCAGTCGGAGCCGCAGCCCAGTGAAATCCCGCAGCAGAAGTCGCTCCAAGTCGGCGTCAAAGTCTCGATCCCCCTCACCGTCAGAAAACCCTGTCCAAGAGAAACAAGAAGAACGGCACTCTGGTGATGAGAATGGGGTAGATGACTGA